In the genome of Massilia sp. UMI-21, the window TCGACAGCTTCCGCAAGCGAAACAATTTCTCGCTCAGCGCAGACGCCGGGCTGACCGTGATGAACTACGCGCGCATGGCGCGCGGCACGACCGCGGGCGACGTCGTGGCCTGGTCCGGCGGCAAGGGCCTGTTCGGCAATGCGGCGACCATCTCCATCGATGGGGTCCGCTACAACCAGCGCCTGACGCACGCCTATTATGGCAAGCCGGTCACGGCGCTCGAAGCGATGGACAGCACCACGCCCGAGCAGCAGGCCGCCCCGTTGCGCGCGGCGCTCGGCAAGTAGGCCGGCGGCGCGCTTCAGCGCGGCCGCAGGGCCACGCCGAAGCGCGCCAGGCCGAGCGCGAACAGCACCGCGCCGATCGCCAGCAGCGCCAGCAGGGGGCGCCACACCACCTCGATTCCGGCGCCGCGAAACAGGATCGCCTGGCTCAGCTCGACGAAATGCGTGGTCGGCGCCAGCAGCATCAGTTCGCGCAGCACGGAGGGAATGCTCTCGCGCGGCGTGGTGGCGCCCGACAGCATCTGGAGCGGCAGCAGGGCCAGGATCACCAGCAGGCCGAACTGCGGCATGCCGCGCGCGGTGGCCGCCATCAGGATGCCGAGCGAGGTGGTCGCGAACAGGTGCAGGGCGACCCCGAGCAGGAACAGCGTCAGCGAGCCCTGCAAGCCGACCTGCAGCAGGCCGCGCAGCACCACCAGCAGCGCCACCACGGTGGCCAGCATCACCACCGCCGCCATCGACCACAGCTTGGCCAGCAGGATCTCCACCCCGCGCACCGGCATCGCCAGCAGGTGCTCGACGGTACCATGCTCGCGCTCGCGGATCAGGGCGGCGCCGCTGAGTATCACCGACAGCATGGTGATATTGCCCACCAGCTCCATCAAGCCACCGAACCACGAGGGCGTCAGGGCCGGGTTGAAGCGCGCCCGCACCGTCAGCGCGACCGCCGGCGGCGCCTGCGCGCGCACGCCGCGCACGAAGCTTGCCACCTCGCCCAGGGCGATCTGCTCGACGTAGCCGCTTCCGGAAAACGCCTGGCTCATCCGGGTGGCGTCCACGTTCAGTTGCAGGGCGGCCGGGCGGCCCGCCAGCACCCGGCGCTGGAAGCCGGCCGGAATCACCAGCACGAAGGTGGCGCTGCCGCGGTCCAGGCGTGCGTCCAGCGCGTCCAGCCCGACCTGTTCGGGCGGCATGAATTGCGGCGGCAGGAAGGCCTGGCGGATCCGCAGCGACAGCGGCGACACATCCTCGTCGACGATCGCGAGCGCGGCCCGGCTCAGGGTATCTGGCTGGGCGGTCGCGGCGACGTAGACCGCGGCGGTGAAGCTGTACACGATCAGGCCCAGCATCACCGGATCGCGCAGCAGGCTCCACCACTCCTTGATGCCCAGGCGCCAGACCTTGTGCCAGGACAGGCCCACGCTAGCGCTCCTGCCGCGGCAAGGCCAGGATGGCCAGGCCGAGGATCACCGG includes:
- a CDS encoding ABC transporter permease, giving the protein MLGLIVYSFTAAVYVAATAQPDTLSRAALAIVDEDVSPLSLRIRQAFLPPQFMPPEQVGLDALDARLDRGSATFVLVIPAGFQRRVLAGRPAALQLNVDATRMSQAFSGSGYVEQIALGEVASFVRGVRAQAPPAVALTVRARFNPALTPSWFGGLMELVGNITMLSVILSGAALIREREHGTVEHLLAMPVRGVEILLAKLWSMAAVVMLATVVALLVVLRGLLQVGLQGSLTLFLLGVALHLFATTSLGILMAATARGMPQFGLLVILALLPLQMLSGATTPRESIPSVLRELMLLAPTTHFVELSQAILFRGAGIEVVWRPLLALLAIGAVLFALGLARFGVALRPR